One window of Arthrobacter oryzae genomic DNA carries:
- a CDS encoding ROK family transcriptional regulator has protein sequence MGDFNLTVILDAIRRSSGGLSRVELAQIVGLSPQTISNISRRLLDQNLIVEAGKEGSGPGKPRTILRLNPAGMYAVGVHLDPAVTTFVVLDLVGSVVRHSRINTPGGSDPEGIIATIAAEIKDLVAVSGVDPDKIAGLGVAAPGPINLEEGTVVDPPLLLGWDRVPLRDALAEATGLSTLVDKDVTSAAVAETWAGGPSGSGSFVFMYMGTGIGCGIVLNDEVVRGTSGNAGEIGHIIVDPDGAPCDCGLRGCVKSTAIPQVLVAQAEAAGVLDVVRHPSGAPDIQASFARLCDEADAGNGKAAEILDHSAALVARAVAVVTNTLDVERVVFGGPFWTLLSRRYLDRVPRLVEENSAARQIHDVEVVGTGVGEDVGAIGAACLVLEHTLAPRAQRLLLEG, from the coding sequence ATGGGGGACTTCAATCTCACGGTGATTCTGGACGCCATCAGGCGTTCTTCTGGGGGACTCAGCCGGGTGGAACTCGCCCAGATCGTCGGACTTTCCCCGCAGACCATCTCCAACATCTCGCGCCGCCTGCTGGACCAAAACCTCATTGTCGAAGCCGGGAAGGAAGGGAGCGGGCCAGGGAAGCCCCGCACCATCCTCAGGCTGAACCCCGCCGGAATGTACGCCGTTGGTGTGCATCTGGATCCTGCCGTCACCACGTTCGTGGTCCTTGACCTCGTGGGGTCCGTTGTCCGGCACTCACGGATCAACACTCCCGGCGGGAGCGACCCTGAGGGGATCATCGCGACCATTGCCGCCGAAATCAAGGACCTCGTGGCTGTCTCCGGAGTGGACCCGGACAAGATTGCCGGACTTGGCGTGGCCGCACCCGGCCCCATCAACCTGGAAGAGGGCACCGTCGTAGATCCGCCCCTCCTGCTCGGCTGGGATCGTGTGCCCCTGCGAGACGCCCTCGCGGAGGCCACCGGGCTGTCCACCCTGGTGGACAAGGACGTCACCAGCGCCGCGGTGGCAGAAACCTGGGCGGGCGGTCCCAGCGGCTCCGGAAGTTTCGTCTTTATGTACATGGGCACCGGCATCGGCTGCGGCATCGTCCTCAACGACGAAGTGGTCCGCGGAACCTCGGGCAACGCCGGTGAAATCGGGCACATCATCGTGGACCCGGACGGTGCGCCCTGCGACTGCGGACTCCGGGGATGCGTGAAATCAACCGCCATCCCGCAGGTCCTCGTGGCGCAGGCTGAAGCCGCCGGCGTGCTCGACGTTGTCCGTCATCCCTCCGGAGCCCCGGATATCCAGGCAAGCTTTGCGAGGCTCTGCGACGAAGCGGACGCCGGCAACGGCAAGGCGGCGGAGATCCTTGATCACTCCGCAGCCCTGGTGGCCCGGGCGGTAGCCGTGGTCACGAACACCCTCGACGTCGAGCGGGTGGTCTTCGGCGGCCCCTTCTGGACGCTCCTCTCACGGAGGTACCTGGACCGCGTTCCCCGGCTGGTGGAGGAGAACAGTGCGGCCCGCCAGATCCACGATGTAGAAGTTGTGGGGACCGGCGTGGGGGAGGACGTGGGTGCCATCGGGGCTGCCTGCCTTGTGCTCGAGCATACGCTGGCTCCACGCGCCCAGCGGCTGCTGCTGGAAGGCTGA
- a CDS encoding class I SAM-dependent methyltransferase yields MADNSLDTILSGLRRFPDVEASNLQAWDATDKLLLETASDLLSPDSRVAVIGDRYGALTLGALTAYGVRNVKVHQDLITGERALRNNAANLNIASGFDQLPLGAALFDDVDVVLLQLPKTLAELEETADAVARYAAPGTVLLAGGRVKHMSLGMNSVLQRYFADVQPQLARQKSRVLLARNARPVTGLPPFPVADRNSELDLTVCARGAVFAGTKLDIGTRFLLRYLPDMPAAGNVVDLGCGTGILAAMYARSHPESKVTATDQSAAAVDSARATSEANGLAGRITVLQDDAMGSLPDGSADLILLNPPFHLGASVHAGAGLKMFRAAGRVLAPGGELWTVYNSHLQYLPALERFVGPTRVAGRNAKFTVAVSTGRTGPGVA; encoded by the coding sequence GTGGCGGACAACAGCTTGGACACCATCCTCTCCGGCCTGCGCCGGTTCCCGGATGTTGAAGCCTCCAACCTTCAGGCCTGGGATGCTACTGACAAGCTGCTGCTCGAAACGGCGTCCGACCTGCTCTCGCCGGACAGCCGCGTAGCGGTCATCGGGGACCGCTACGGGGCACTGACGCTGGGTGCGCTTACCGCTTACGGGGTCCGGAACGTGAAGGTCCACCAAGACCTCATCACGGGGGAGCGGGCACTCCGCAACAACGCCGCAAACCTCAACATAGCTTCCGGCTTTGACCAGCTGCCGCTCGGTGCGGCCTTGTTCGACGACGTCGATGTGGTGCTGCTGCAGCTGCCCAAGACGCTCGCCGAACTGGAGGAAACGGCCGATGCAGTAGCCCGCTACGCGGCTCCGGGCACGGTTCTGCTGGCCGGGGGCAGGGTCAAGCACATGAGCCTGGGCATGAACAGCGTGCTGCAACGGTATTTCGCCGACGTCCAGCCGCAGCTGGCCCGGCAGAAGTCCAGGGTCCTGCTGGCCCGGAACGCCCGGCCCGTCACGGGCCTGCCACCGTTCCCGGTGGCCGACCGCAACAGCGAACTGGACCTGACAGTCTGCGCCCGCGGGGCAGTGTTCGCCGGCACCAAACTCGATATCGGGACCAGGTTCCTCTTGAGGTACCTGCCGGACATGCCGGCGGCCGGGAACGTGGTGGACCTCGGATGCGGGACCGGCATCCTGGCCGCCATGTATGCCAGGAGCCATCCGGAATCGAAGGTGACGGCCACGGACCAGTCAGCGGCCGCCGTCGACTCTGCACGGGCCACCTCGGAGGCCAACGGACTTGCCGGCCGGATCACCGTCCTCCAGGACGATGCCATGGGCTCCCTGCCGGACGGAAGCGCCGACCTCATCCTGCTGAATCCGCCCTTTCACCTCGGAGCCAGCGTCCATGCCGGGGCGGGGCTCAAGATGTTCCGGGCTGCCGGAAGGGTGCTGGCGCCGGGCGGAGAGCTCTGGACCGTGTACAACAGCCACCTGCAATACCTCCCGGCACTGGAACGCTTTGTCGGTCCCACCCGTGTCGCGGGCAGGAACGCCAAGTTCACGGTCGCGGTCAGCACGGGACGCACGGGACCTGGTGTGGCTTAA
- a CDS encoding NAD(P)-binding domain-containing protein, translating into MAEITDARAAVLRASDVVVIGAGQAGLSAAYHLQRRGFRPAGEAADAVVQDAPGSYVVLDGEAGPGGAWRHRWKSLRMATVNGISDLPGIPKPDVDPAEPSARFLSRYFGDYEEGLGLNILRPVKVRSVSREDNKPLGRLRIESSAGSWSARAVINATGTWTRPFWPIYPGQSTFRGRQLHVADYEAAEDFRGQHVIVVGGGISAVGLLDEISQVTATSWFTRREPVWREAGFDQKAGHDAVALVEERVRQGLPPQSVVSVTGLIWTPSLRAAAARGALDRREMFTAIEPGGVRLADGRFLAAGVILWATGFRAELEHLAPLHLRGSGGGIAMDGTQVAAEERVHLVGYGPSSSTIGANRAGRAAVARIVRMLARHGPDGAPSA; encoded by the coding sequence GTGGCGGAAATCACTGACGCCCGGGCGGCGGTACTGCGTGCCTCGGATGTAGTCGTGATCGGCGCGGGCCAGGCCGGCTTGTCCGCGGCGTACCATTTGCAGCGCCGCGGCTTCCGCCCCGCAGGAGAAGCCGCGGACGCGGTTGTGCAGGACGCACCGGGCTCCTACGTTGTCCTTGACGGCGAAGCCGGACCCGGCGGCGCGTGGCGGCACCGCTGGAAAAGCCTCCGGATGGCCACAGTCAACGGCATCAGCGACCTCCCCGGCATTCCCAAGCCGGACGTCGACCCGGCCGAGCCAAGTGCAAGATTCCTTTCACGCTACTTCGGGGACTATGAGGAGGGGCTCGGGCTGAACATCCTGCGGCCCGTGAAGGTCCGCTCGGTCTCCCGTGAAGACAACAAACCCCTTGGACGCCTCAGGATCGAATCTTCTGCGGGCAGCTGGTCTGCACGGGCGGTCATCAACGCCACCGGCACCTGGACCAGGCCGTTCTGGCCCATCTACCCGGGCCAGTCCACGTTCCGGGGCCGTCAGCTGCATGTGGCCGACTACGAGGCGGCAGAGGATTTCCGGGGTCAGCACGTCATTGTGGTGGGCGGCGGCATATCGGCGGTTGGCCTGCTCGATGAAATCTCCCAGGTCACCGCCACAAGCTGGTTCACACGCAGGGAACCTGTGTGGCGCGAGGCCGGTTTTGACCAGAAAGCGGGGCATGACGCCGTCGCCCTCGTTGAAGAGCGGGTGCGGCAGGGGCTCCCTCCACAGAGCGTGGTGTCGGTGACGGGACTGATCTGGACCCCGTCGCTGCGTGCAGCCGCCGCGCGCGGCGCCCTGGACCGTCGGGAGATGTTTACGGCGATAGAACCCGGCGGGGTCCGGCTGGCTGACGGACGCTTCCTGGCTGCAGGCGTGATCCTCTGGGCCACCGGCTTCCGGGCGGAGCTGGAGCATCTTGCCCCGTTGCACTTGCGCGGCAGCGGAGGGGGCATCGCCATGGACGGGACCCAGGTGGCAGCGGAGGAACGGGTGCACCTGGTGGGTTACGGGCCGTCGTCGTCCACCATCGGCGCCAACCGGGCGGGCAGGGCTGCAGTCGCCCGCATCGTGCGGATGCTGGCGCGCCACGGACCCGACGGAGCACCGTCGGCCTGA
- a CDS encoding zinc ribbon domain-containing protein YjdM, with protein MNESLPPCPECASEYTYEMGALLVCPECAHEWSADAAETSEAAAAVVKDAVGNLLSDGDTVTVIKDLKIKGSSTVIKVGTKVRGIRLMDGVGDHDIDCKVDGVGPMQLKSSVVKKV; from the coding sequence GTGAACGAATCCCTTCCCCCTTGCCCCGAGTGCGCCAGCGAGTACACCTACGAGATGGGAGCACTGCTGGTCTGCCCGGAGTGCGCCCACGAGTGGTCCGCCGATGCCGCGGAAACTTCCGAAGCGGCGGCAGCTGTCGTCAAGGACGCGGTGGGAAACCTCCTCTCGGATGGTGACACGGTCACGGTCATTAAGGACCTCAAGATCAAGGGAAGTTCCACGGTCATCAAGGTGGGGACGAAAGTCCGGGGCATCCGGCTCATGGACGGCGTGGGAGACCATGACATCGACTGCAAGGTGGACGGCGTCGGTCCCATGCAGCTCAAGTCCAGCGTGGTCAAAAAAGTCTAG
- the rsfS gene encoding ribosome silencing factor, with protein MTATDSSIAIARVAARAAADKIAQDIVGLDVSERLALADVFLIASAPSERQVNAIVDGIEEELGKQDLRPVRREGRSGGRWVLLDYSDVVIHVQHEEDRVFYALERLWKDCPVVDLQLGDDASAKAAVSSESE; from the coding sequence GTGACTGCAACAGATTCATCCATCGCCATAGCCCGCGTCGCCGCGCGTGCCGCTGCAGACAAAATAGCCCAGGATATCGTCGGCCTGGATGTCAGCGAGCGGCTGGCACTGGCCGATGTGTTCCTGATCGCTTCGGCGCCCAGTGAGCGCCAGGTCAATGCCATTGTTGACGGCATCGAAGAGGAACTTGGCAAGCAGGATCTCCGTCCGGTCCGCCGTGAGGGCCGCTCCGGCGGACGCTGGGTGCTGCTGGACTACTCCGACGTCGTTATCCACGTCCAGCACGAGGAAGACCGCGTGTTCTACGCGCTTGAGCGTCTCTGGAAGGACTGCCCCGTGGTAGACCTGCAGCTCGGGGATGACGCGTCGGCCAAGGCAGCCGTCTCTTCCGAAAGCGAATAG
- the nadD gene encoding nicotinate-nucleotide adenylyltransferase has protein sequence MGGTFDPIHHGHLVAASEVAAKFGLDEVVFVPTGQPWQKTHKQVSEPEHRYLMTVIATASNPRFTVSRVDVDRPGPTYTIDTLRDLRTQRPDADLFFITGADAMAQILSWKNIDELWSLAHFVGVTRPGHVLDGMGRKDVSLLEVPAMAISSTDCRTRVAAGNPVWYLVPDGVVQYIAKYGLYAGQSDPDNKAAPTELHEPASTE, from the coding sequence ATGGGCGGGACATTCGATCCCATCCATCACGGCCACCTTGTCGCGGCCAGCGAAGTTGCGGCGAAGTTCGGCCTCGACGAAGTGGTGTTTGTACCCACCGGGCAGCCGTGGCAAAAGACGCACAAACAGGTCAGCGAACCGGAGCACCGGTATCTCATGACGGTCATTGCCACGGCATCAAACCCCAGGTTCACCGTCAGCAGGGTTGACGTTGACCGTCCCGGGCCCACGTACACGATCGACACCCTGCGTGACCTTCGTACGCAGCGGCCGGATGCTGATCTGTTCTTCATCACCGGCGCGGACGCCATGGCACAGATCCTGTCGTGGAAGAACATCGATGAACTGTGGTCGCTGGCGCATTTCGTCGGTGTGACCCGGCCGGGTCACGTCCTTGATGGGATGGGCAGGAAAGACGTCAGCCTCCTGGAAGTGCCCGCCATGGCAATCTCGTCCACTGATTGCCGGACGAGGGTCGCGGCCGGCAACCCCGTGTGGTACCTCGTCCCTGACGGGGTGGTCCAGTACATTGCGAAATACGGCCTCTATGCCGGGCAGTCCGACCCGGACAACAAGGCCGCACCTACCGAGTTACACGAACCAGCCAGTACCGAGTGA
- a CDS encoding glutamate-5-semialdehyde dehydrogenase, whose amino-acid sequence MTEALIHQAAEKSSDSTDVSVAPENAQLSPAEVEAAVHAIADRSRQASRSMARANRAWKDKGLRAIGAALLASKARILAANAKDVEAGRANGTSAALLDRLTLNDARIDALAAALENLAGLPDPVGNVVRGQTLPNGLRLRQINVPMGVVAAIYEARPNVTVDIAGLALKSGNAVILRGGTAAASTNEALIRALREALESVGLPADAVQSVDQFGREGANVLMRARGRVDVLIPRGGRDLIQTVVNNSSVPVIETGEGNVHIFIDESASEDMAVDILLNAKTQRPSVCNTVETLLVHSKSTVLPAVAEALRKAGVTLHADTRVRAALPASVESVPATDEDWATEYMDLDLAVAMVDNLDEAVKHIRRWSTGHTEAIITNDLANAERFISEIDSAAVIVNASTRFTDGGELGLGAEVGISTQKLHARGPMGLTELTTTKWIVQGEGQIRS is encoded by the coding sequence ATGACTGAGGCACTGATTCACCAAGCCGCCGAGAAATCCAGCGACTCCACGGACGTATCCGTCGCGCCGGAAAATGCCCAGCTGTCCCCGGCTGAGGTCGAGGCTGCCGTGCACGCCATCGCTGACCGGTCCCGCCAGGCTTCGCGCAGCATGGCACGCGCAAACCGCGCCTGGAAGGACAAAGGCCTGCGCGCCATCGGCGCTGCCCTGCTCGCGAGCAAGGCCCGCATCCTGGCCGCCAACGCCAAGGATGTGGAGGCCGGCCGCGCGAACGGAACGTCCGCGGCCCTGCTGGACCGCCTGACGCTGAACGACGCACGGATCGATGCCCTCGCAGCCGCGCTGGAGAACCTTGCGGGCCTGCCTGACCCGGTGGGCAACGTGGTCCGCGGCCAGACCCTGCCCAACGGCCTGCGCCTGCGCCAGATCAACGTCCCCATGGGCGTGGTTGCAGCCATCTACGAGGCCCGTCCCAACGTGACGGTGGACATCGCCGGTCTGGCACTGAAAAGCGGCAATGCGGTCATCCTGCGCGGCGGCACTGCCGCTGCCTCCACCAACGAGGCACTCATCCGTGCCCTCCGTGAAGCCCTCGAGTCGGTCGGGCTGCCGGCGGACGCCGTCCAGAGCGTGGACCAGTTCGGCCGTGAAGGCGCCAACGTCCTCATGCGGGCGCGCGGCCGGGTGGACGTCCTGATTCCCCGCGGCGGCCGGGACCTGATCCAGACCGTCGTGAACAACTCGTCCGTTCCGGTGATCGAGACCGGCGAGGGTAATGTCCATATCTTTATTGACGAATCTGCCAGTGAAGACATGGCAGTGGACATCCTCCTCAACGCCAAGACCCAGCGGCCCAGCGTCTGCAATACGGTGGAGACCCTCCTGGTGCATTCCAAATCCACCGTCCTGCCCGCAGTCGCCGAGGCCTTGCGCAAAGCAGGAGTCACGTTGCACGCCGACACGAGGGTCCGCGCCGCGTTGCCTGCCTCGGTGGAATCAGTGCCGGCCACCGACGAGGACTGGGCCACCGAGTACATGGACCTGGATCTGGCGGTGGCCATGGTGGACAACCTCGATGAGGCAGTGAAGCACATCCGCCGCTGGTCGACGGGGCACACTGAGGCCATCATCACCAACGACCTCGCGAACGCCGAACGCTTCATTTCCGAAATTGACTCGGCAGCGGTCATCGTCAACGCCTCCACAAGGTTCACGGACGGCGGGGAACTGGGCCTGGGCGCAGAGGTTGGCATTTCCACCCAGAAGCTCCACGCCCGCGGTCCCATGGGCCTGACCGAACTCACTACCACCAAGTGGATAGTGCAGGGCGAGGGCCAGATCCGCAGCTAG
- the proB gene encoding glutamate 5-kinase has translation MLARARRIVVKVGSSSLTSLKGGISEEALIELSDALAAKHNDGTEIILVSSGAISAGLAPLGLVKRPRDLATQQAAASVGQGLLMARYTHAFAAHGVTVSQVLLTADDLMRRSHHMNAFRALNRLLNLGVVPVVNENDTVATHKIRFGDNDRLSALVAHLVRADALVLLSDVDSLYDGPPSKGAKRIPQVDGPQDLEGVNIGKPGQAGVGTGGMQTKVEAATMAADSGIPALVTSTANAAAALNGEDVGTWFSVNSGRKSVRMMWLAHLAHVQGRLILDDGAVTAVRDHRFSLLPAGITAVEGTFESGDAVEMISPNGTVIARGLVNYSSDELPQMLGRSTVELGESLGRGFDREVVHVDDLVLV, from the coding sequence ATGCTCGCCAGGGCGCGCCGCATCGTCGTCAAGGTCGGATCGTCGTCGCTCACCAGCCTCAAGGGTGGAATCTCCGAAGAGGCACTGATCGAGCTGTCCGATGCGCTGGCTGCCAAGCACAACGACGGCACCGAGATCATCCTCGTCTCCTCCGGCGCCATCTCCGCAGGCCTGGCCCCGCTGGGCCTGGTGAAGCGCCCGCGCGACCTCGCCACCCAGCAGGCAGCCGCCAGCGTCGGCCAGGGACTCCTCATGGCCCGTTACACGCACGCCTTCGCAGCGCACGGCGTGACGGTCAGCCAAGTCCTGCTGACCGCGGACGACCTCATGCGGCGCAGCCACCACATGAACGCTTTCCGTGCCCTGAACCGTCTCCTGAACCTCGGCGTCGTGCCGGTGGTCAACGAAAACGACACCGTGGCAACGCACAAGATCCGCTTCGGCGACAACGACCGGCTGTCCGCCCTGGTGGCGCACCTGGTCCGGGCCGATGCCCTGGTGCTGCTCTCCGACGTCGACTCGCTCTATGACGGGCCTCCCTCGAAGGGTGCCAAGCGGATTCCGCAGGTTGACGGCCCCCAGGACCTCGAGGGCGTCAACATCGGCAAACCCGGCCAGGCCGGTGTCGGAACCGGCGGCATGCAGACGAAGGTGGAGGCCGCCACGATGGCCGCCGATTCGGGCATCCCCGCTCTGGTCACGTCCACCGCGAACGCCGCCGCCGCCCTGAACGGCGAGGACGTGGGAACCTGGTTCTCCGTCAACAGCGGCCGCAAATCGGTGCGCATGATGTGGCTGGCGCACCTGGCGCACGTGCAGGGCCGGCTGATCCTCGACGACGGCGCCGTCACGGCTGTCCGGGACCACCGCTTTTCGCTGCTCCCGGCCGGTATCACGGCAGTTGAAGGCACCTTTGAATCCGGCGACGCCGTCGAAATGATTTCGCCGAACGGCACGGTCATCGCCAGGGGCCTGGTCAACTATTCCTCGGATGAACTGCCGCAGATGCTGGGGCGTTCCACAGTGGAACTGGGGGAGTCGCTGGGCCGTGGCTTCGACCGTGAGGTTGTTCACGTTGATGACCTGGTTCTGGTCTAG
- the obgE gene encoding GTPase ObgE gives MASFVDRVVLHVSGGSGGHGCVSVHREKFKPLGGPDGGNGGDGGDVILRVDPQTTTLLDYHHAPHRHATNGGPGMGDWRGGKNGETLILPVPEGTVVKTKDGRVLADLVGEGAEFVAAAGGPGGLGNAALSSQKRRAPGFALLGIEGESSDIVLELKSIADIALVGFPSAGKSSLIAAMSAARPKIADYPFTTLIPNLGVVQAGDVRFTIADVPGLIEGASEGKGLGHHFLRHVERCAALVHVLDCGTLEADRDPLSDLAIIEAELEKYAVDMSYAGSDGEVVPLNHRPRLVALNKVDLPDGKDMAEFVRPELESRGYRVFEISATSHEGLRQLGFAMAEIVKAARDSVAATPPKVHAPVLRPRAVNESGFKIRREEKNLEPLFRVLGDKPVRWVKQTDFTNEEAIGYLADRLAKLGVENELFKQGAKPGDTVVIGEDDGVVFDWEPTMMAGAELLASPRGTDVRFADIGDRPTRGQKRDEQQERRDAKAAARAELEAERKAGIWTESVSGRRAARPLKESGLTTENEE, from the coding sequence GTGGCGAGCTTTGTAGACCGGGTAGTACTGCACGTATCCGGCGGTAGCGGCGGTCACGGCTGTGTCTCCGTCCACCGCGAAAAGTTCAAGCCCCTGGGCGGTCCCGACGGCGGCAACGGCGGCGACGGCGGCGACGTCATCCTGCGCGTTGACCCCCAGACCACCACGCTGCTGGACTATCACCACGCGCCCCACCGCCACGCCACCAACGGCGGGCCCGGCATGGGCGACTGGCGCGGCGGCAAAAACGGCGAAACCCTGATCCTTCCCGTTCCGGAAGGCACCGTCGTCAAGACCAAGGACGGCCGGGTCCTGGCTGACCTCGTCGGCGAAGGCGCCGAGTTCGTCGCGGCCGCCGGCGGACCGGGCGGATTGGGCAACGCCGCACTGTCCTCCCAGAAGCGCCGTGCTCCCGGCTTCGCCCTCCTCGGCATCGAAGGCGAGTCCAGCGACATTGTCCTGGAACTGAAGTCCATCGCGGACATCGCCCTGGTGGGATTCCCGTCCGCCGGCAAGTCCAGCCTCATCGCCGCCATGTCCGCGGCACGCCCCAAGATCGCCGATTACCCCTTCACCACGCTGATCCCCAACCTGGGCGTCGTCCAGGCCGGCGACGTACGCTTCACCATCGCCGACGTCCCCGGACTCATCGAAGGAGCCAGCGAAGGCAAGGGCCTTGGCCACCACTTCCTGCGGCACGTCGAGCGCTGCGCAGCTTTGGTTCACGTTTTGGACTGCGGTACGCTCGAAGCTGACCGCGATCCGCTCTCAGACCTCGCCATCATTGAAGCCGAGCTTGAAAAATACGCGGTTGACATGAGCTACGCCGGCTCCGACGGCGAGGTTGTCCCGCTGAACCACCGGCCCCGGCTGGTGGCCCTGAACAAGGTCGACCTGCCTGACGGCAAGGACATGGCCGAGTTCGTCCGGCCCGAACTTGAGTCCCGCGGCTACCGCGTATTCGAGATCTCTGCCACGAGCCACGAAGGCCTCCGCCAGCTCGGCTTCGCCATGGCGGAGATCGTCAAGGCTGCCCGTGACTCGGTGGCTGCCACGCCGCCGAAGGTGCACGCACCAGTGCTGCGCCCGAGGGCAGTCAACGAGTCAGGCTTCAAGATCCGCCGTGAGGAAAAGAACCTGGAGCCGCTGTTCCGGGTCCTGGGCGACAAGCCCGTGCGCTGGGTCAAGCAAACCGACTTCACCAATGAAGAAGCCATCGGCTACCTCGCCGACCGCCTGGCCAAACTGGGCGTGGAAAACGAGCTGTTCAAGCAGGGCGCCAAGCCCGGCGACACCGTAGTGATCGGTGAAGACGACGGCGTGGTGTTCGACTGGGAACCCACCATGATGGCGGGCGCCGAACTGCTCGCCTCGCCCCGTGGCACGGACGTCCGCTTCGCCGACATCGGCGACCGCCCCACCCGCGGGCAGAAGCGCGACGAGCAGCAGGAGCGCCGCGACGCCAAGGCTGCGGCCCGGGCCGAGCTGGAAGCCGAGCGCAAGGCCGGGATCTGGACCGAATCAGTCAGCGGGCGGCGTGCCGCACGGCCGCTCAAGGAGAGCGGACTGACCACCGAAAATGAGGAGTGA
- the rpmA gene encoding 50S ribosomal protein L27, whose protein sequence is MAHKKGASSTRNGRDSNAQYLGVKRFGGQVVSAGEIIVRQRGTHFHPGAGVGRGGDDTLFALTPGAVEFGTRRGRRVVNIVAAAAAE, encoded by the coding sequence ATGGCACATAAAAAAGGCGCGAGCTCCACTCGCAACGGTCGTGACTCCAACGCCCAGTACCTCGGCGTCAAGCGCTTCGGCGGCCAGGTAGTTTCCGCAGGCGAAATCATCGTTCGCCAGCGTGGCACCCACTTCCACCCGGGTGCCGGCGTAGGCCGCGGCGGCGACGACACCCTGTTCGCACTGACCCCCGGCGCCGTCGAATTCGGCACCCGCCGCGGACGTCGAGTCGTGAACATTGTTGCTGCTGCAGCTGCAGAGTAA
- the rplU gene encoding 50S ribosomal protein L21 yields the protein MVYAIVRAGGRQEKVSVGDFVTLNRVPGGAGSTIELPALLLVDGDKVTSAAADLAKVTVTAEILQDLRGPKIVIQKFKNKTGYKKRQGHRQELTKVKITGIK from the coding sequence GTGGTGTACGCGATTGTCCGCGCAGGCGGCCGCCAAGAGAAGGTTTCCGTTGGAGACTTCGTTACCCTGAACCGCGTCCCCGGTGGAGCCGGCAGCACCATTGAGTTGCCCGCACTGCTCCTGGTAGACGGTGACAAAGTCACGTCTGCCGCTGCGGACCTGGCCAAGGTAACGGTTACGGCTGAGATCCTTCAGGACCTTCGTGGTCCGAAGATCGTCATCCAGAAGTTCAAGAACAAGACCGGGTACAAGAAGCGCCAGGGTCACCGTCAGGAACTGACCAAGGTCAAGATCACCGGTATCAAGTAA